The window GGCCAAGCGCATCCGCGACGAGATCTCCGCCTCCTTCGGCACGCCCTACGCCCGGCTCGCAGAGATCCTCAACGAGGTGCGCGGCTGGGCCAAGGGCACGCTGCCCACCTACCAGGACCGCAAGGTCTTCTTCGAGTCGATCGTCAACGGCGACCCGGACCCCGTGGAGCTGCTGCGCAGCGGGGACGAGCAGGCGGTGCGCGACATCATCGCCGCCGCGCAGCGCACCGCATCCCCTGCGTGACATTCGCATAACTGCACGCTAGAGTGCAGATATGCGAACGAAGCCGCCCGCATTCCTGCCGCTTTTCAGATCGCAGCTGCAGGCGGAGCTGCTCGCCGCGCTCCTGCTGGACGGCGGTGAGGTCGGCAGTGTGTCGGATCTCGCGAGCCGCACCGGCGCAACCCGCTCCAGCGTCCATCGTGAGCTCCACCGGCTACTGGATGCCGGAATCCTCGAACGCGAAGGCGTGGGCCGGACTCAGGTCTACCGTGCCGCGGACTCGCCTCTTCGCCCTCCCTTGACCGAGCTCTTGGAGCGCACCGTCGGCGCGGAGGCGCTGCTCACCCGCCGCCTCGAGGAGCTCGAAGGCGTGGAGACAGCCGCGCTCTATGGCTCCTGGGCAGCGGGCCGCCTCGGCCCGGGCAGCGACATCGACCTTCTGGTCGTCGGATCCGTGGAATACGAGCCGCTCGTGGCAGCCATCCGCGACATCGAGCGGCGGGCGGGGCGTGACATCAACGTCAAGCTCTTCCGGCCCGACGAGTACCGGGAGCGCCTGAGGGAGGGCTCCGGATTCCTCCGCACCGTCCTCGACCGGCCCGTGCGTGAGTTGGTCGGCAGCCTCCCGCGGAGTGGCAGTTGACGCGCGCGCGTGCCGAGCGCATCGCGGCGGACCCCGACGCGGCAGGACGCCTTGTCGAACAGGCACGAAGGCACCTCGCGAGCGCTGCGGCCCCTCAGGTGGACGCGGAGAGTGCGTACGGGCTCACCTACCAGGCCGCTCTCAAGGCAATGATCGCGACGTTACTCGCGGATGGCTGTCGAGTCGCGGCCGGTGCGGGATCCCACATCGTGACGTTGCACGAGGTTCGGCGACGCCTCGACGCCGAGGCGGAAGTCCTCGATCGAATCGACCTCGTGCGCCGCACCCGCCACGCCGTCTTCTACGAGGCCGACGAGGTGAGCAGCGAGGAACTGCGCACCGCGACAGGTGACGCGACCCACCTCGTGGAGGCGGCCGCCCGCTTCGTCGCCGGAGCGAAGCGGCAGTAGTCTCGCCGTCATGGGCGAGCTCTCCCACCTCGACGACTCGGGCGCGGCCCGGATGGTGGACGTGGGCGGCAAGGACGTCACACAGCGGCGCGCCGTGGCCCGCGCGGTCGTGCGCATGTCGAGCGAGACCGCGGCGGCCGTGGCCGCGGGCGACGCTCCCAAGGGCGACGTCGTGGGCACGGCGCGCATCGCCGGCATCCAGGCGGCCAAGCGCACCGCCGAGCTCATCCCTCTCTGCCATCCGCTGCCGCTGTCGTTCGCCGACGTGCGGATCGAGATCGGCGAGGGGGCGGTGCGCATCGAGGCCGAGGCGCGTACGAGCGCGCAGACCGGCGTGGAGATGGAGGCGCTCACGGCCGCGTCGATCGCGGCCCTCACCGTCTACGACATGGTCAAGGGGCTGGAGCGCGGGGTCGAGATCGCCGAGGTGGCGCTGGTGGAGAAGACCGGCGGCAAGTCGGACTGGCGCCGGGCCGGACCAGCTACCGCCTAGGACGAGCCCGGCGGGTCCACGCGAATGAGCTCGATGTAGAGCGCTCCCTGGTCGCTGTTCACGCGCGCCGCCGCGCGGGTGGCGACCTCGGTGGCGAAGTCGTCGTCCTGGTTGAGCGCTTCCGCGAGGCGAATGGACCTCGCCTGCGTCAGGCGGGCCACGTCGCCCACCACCCGCACGCGGTCGCCGTCCTCGACGTCCTCCGCCTCGTGCGGGTCCGTCCCGACGAAGACCGCGCCGCCCTCGTCGCCGAGGATGAAGCCCGCGGGCCCCAGGACGGTGGCGGTGCCGATCAGGCCGACGGTTTCGCCGGGCAGCGGCGGCCGGGCCACCACCTCCGCCAGCGTGAAGTCCCGCGAGCTGTCGTCGTCATCCCCGCAGCCGGCCGCGAGCAGAGCGGTGGCCGCGGCGACGAGCACGACGGTGGCGCGCAGGATCATGGGACTCCCGTTTCACGCACCCCGCCGCGACAAACACCGCTTAACCTGCCGTCAATGCGGGCCGCGGTGATCACGGTTTCCACGTCGCTCGCGCGCGGCGAGGGCGAGGACGTGTCCGGGCCCGCGCTCGTGGAGCTGTGCCGGGACGCGGGCCTGGAGGTGCTGCACGAGACGGTGGCCGACGACCGCGAGGCGCTCGAGACGTGCATGAAGCGGCTCGCGGACCTGCACGACGTCCGCTTCGTCTTCACGACGGGAGGCACCGGCCTGACGCCCGACGACGTGACGCCCGAGGCCACCCGCGCCGTGATCGAGCGCGAGGCGCCCGGCTTCGCGGAGACCATCCGCGCGGAGTCCCGGGCCCATACGCCGCTGGGGATCCTCACGCGGGGGGTGTCGGGCATCCGCGGGCGCACGCTGATCGTGAACTTCCCCGGGTCGCCGAAGGGCGTGCGCCAATCCTGGCCGGTGCTGGAGCCCACGCTGCGCCACGCCGCGGAGACGCTCGAGCGTGAGTGACACGCGGGCGCCGGCGCTCGAGCTCGCCGGGCTCGAGCGCAACTACGGCGAGCGCCCGGCGCTCGACGGCGTGACGGTCACGGTCGAGCGCGGCCGCACGCTGGCGGTGTTCGGCTCCAACGGGGCCGGCAAGACCACGCTCCTGCGCGTGCTGGCCACGCTGCTGCGCCCGCACGGCGGGAGCGTGCGCGTGCTCGCGGCGGAGCTGCCGCGCGAGGCCTGGAAGGTGCGCGGGAAGGTGGGCCTGCTCGGGCACGAGCCGCTGCTCTACCCCCAGCTCTCGGCGCGCGAGAACCTCACCCTGCACGCACGGTTGCACGGCGTGGGTGAGGAGCGCATCGGCGAGCTGCTGGCCGCCGTGCGTCTGGAGCGGCGCGCCAACGACCCGGTGCGCGATCTCTCGCGCGGCATGGTCCAGCGCGCCGCCGCCGCCCGCGCCGTGCTGCACGACCCGCCACTGCTGCTGCTCGACGAGCCGCGCGCGAACCTCGACCCCGTGGCGGCCGATCTGCTCGAGCCGCTCATCGGCCGCGCCTCCGGCCGCGCGCGCGTGCTCGTGACCCACGACGTCGACGGCGGGCTGGCCGAGTGCGACTCGGCGCTCGGCCTCCGTGGTGGCCGCCAGGTGTTCGCGGGCGAGGCGAGCGCCGAGCTGGTCAGGGAGCTGTACGGGTGATCCGCGCCGCCGGGGCGATCTTCCGCAAGGACCTGCGCATCGAGCTGCGCACCGGCGAGTCCGTGCCCGCGATGGTGCTGTTCAGCGTCATCGTCTTCGTGCTCTTCCACTTCGGGCTCGACCGCGACCGCCTCGAGGGCGACCTCGCGTCAGGCGTGCTGTGGGTCACGATCCTGCTGGCCGCGGTGCTCGGCGTCACGCGGTTGTTCGCCGGCGAGCGCGAGAACGGCGCGATCGACGGGCTGCTGCTCGCCCCCATCGACCGCACGGCCATCTTCCTCGCCAAGGCGGCGTCGCTGCTGCTCTACCTCGTGGCGCTCGAGGTCGTTGCGCTACCGGCGTTCGCCCTGCTGCTGCTGGGCCCGGACCTGCTCGACGCCATGCCCGAGCTGCTGCTCATCGTCGTGCTCGCCGACCTCGGGCTGGCGGCCGTGGGAGCCCTCGTGGCGGCGCTGGCGGTGGAGACGCGCACGCGCGAGCTGATCGTGCCGCTCATGCTGCTCCCCCTGCTCGTGCCGGTGATCATCGCGGCCGCGTCGGCAACCGAGCCGCTGCTGGGCGAGACCGCCCGCACGGCGGATCTCGGGCAATGGGTGGCGTTCTTGAGCCTCTACGATGCAGTGTTCATGCTGATCTCCCTGGCCGTCTTCGACTTCCTCCTGGAGGACTAGCCCCGTGCTCTACGGACGCAACCTGCGCACCTGGGCGCTGGCCTCCGCCGCGCTCGTGGCGCTGTCCATGGGGCTCGTCTTCTTCTACGCGCCCAACGACGCGGACCAGGGCTTCGTGCAGAAGATCTTCTACGTGCACGTGCCCATGGCCATCGTGGCGCTGCTGGGCTTCGTGGCGGCGGGGATCATGGCGATCAAGCACCTGCGCTCGGGCGACCGCTCGTGGGACCTGCGCTCCTACGTCACCATCCACCTGTCGGTCATCCTCGGCGTCGGCGTGCTCATCACCGGCTCGATCTGGGCGCGCGCCGCGTGGGGCCACTGGTGGGTCTGGGACGAGCCGGTGCTCGTCTCGTTCCTGATCGTCTTCCTCCTCTACTGCGTGTACTACCCGCTGCGCTTCTCGATCGAGGACCCGGACCGCCAGGCGCGCTACTCGTCGGTGTTCGCCATCGTGGCCGGGGCGTTCGTGCCGCTCAACTTCGCGGCGGTGCGGCTGGCCGAGTCGTTCACCCACCCGCGGGTGCTGTCGCAGACCGGCGGCAGCCTGCCGGGCGAGATGCGGCTCACGTTCATCGTCTCGATCGTGGCCATGACGGCGCTGTTCGTGACCCTGGTCAAGCTCGAGCTCACCTCGAAGAACGCCGCGATGCAGCTCAAGCGGCTGCGCCGCCGGCTCGAGGCGCGGGTCCCAGCGGAGGTCTGACCGGATGCCCGCGCTCCCGCTCGACGAGGCAGGCAGGTACGTGGCCGGCGCGTATGGCGTGTTCGTCACCCTGATCGTGGTCTACGTGGCCATCCTCGGAGCCAAGATCGCGCGCATCGAGCGCGAGCTCTCCGACCTCGACGAGCTGGCCGAGAAGGGAGAGCGATGAGCGGCTCGCTGCTCGTGCTCGGCGTCTCGCACAAGACGGCGCCCGTGGCGCTGCGGGAGCGCCTCGCCCTTCCCGAGGGCCGGGCGACCGCCTTCCTGCGCGAGCTGCTCACCCCCTCCGGGGGCACGGGCGAGCACCCGGAGGTGCACGAGGCGGTGGCCATCTCGACGTGCAACCGCACCGAGCTGTACCTGTTCGCGGGCGACGCGGTCGACGCCGAGAGCGCGGCGCTGGGCGCACTGGCGCGGCAGGCGGACACGCCACTCACCGACCTGCTCGGGCGCATCTACTCCATGCGCGGCACCGATGCCGTGCGGCACCTCTTCTCCGTGGCGGCCGGGCTCGACTCGATGATCGTGGGCGAGGCGGAGATCCAGGGCCAGGTCAAGCGCGCCTACGAGCTGGCGCTGGTCGAGGGCGCCACCGGCCCGCTCACCAACCGCCTCTTCCGCGACGCGCTGGGCGCCGGCAAGCGGGCGCGCACGGAGACGGCCATCGGCCGCTCCCGGGTGTCCGTCTCCACCGTGGCCGTCGAGCTCGCGCGCGCCACGCTCGGCGAGCTGGACGACCGCCGGGTGCTCGTGATCGGCGCGGGCGAGCAGGGCGAGGTCACCGCGAGGGCCCTCAGCAACGCCGGCGTGCACACGGTGTTCGTGGCCAACCGCCGCTACGACCGCGCCATCGGGCTGGCGCAGCGCTTCGGCGGCGCGGCCGTGCGCTTCGACGACCTCCCCTCCGAGCTCGTGAACTCCGACATCGTGGTCAGCTGCACCTCCTCGCCGCATCAGATCGTGGGGCGTGACGAGCTCGAGGTGGTCATGGAGGCGCGCGCCGGCCGCCGGCTCGTGCTCATCGACATCGCCGTGCCGCGCGACATCGACCACAGCGTGCGCGAGCTCCCCGGCGTCGACCTCTACGACATGGACGACCTCCAGCGCGAGGTGGCGCGCAACATCTCCGGCCGCGAGTCCGAGGCGGAGCGCGCGCGAACGATCGTGGGCGAGGAGGTGGCGCGCTTCGACGCCTGGCTCGCCGGCCTGGACGCCGTGCCCACGGTCGCGGCGCTGCGCGAGCGCGGCGAGACCATCGTGGCGCAGCTGCTGCGCGAGAACGAGTCGCGCTGGGAGTCACTGTCGGGCCCCGACCGCGAGCGTGTGGAGATGCTCGCGCGGGCGGTGGTCAGCAGGCTTCTGCACGAACCCACCGTGCGGCTCAAGCGCGCGGACGCCGGCGACGCCACCTACGTGTACGTGCAGGCGCTGCGCGAGCTGTTCGCGCTCGAGCACGGCGTGCCGGAGCTCGGCTCCGAGGTGGCCTCGCTCGACGAGCGGAGGCGCAGGTCGCGGGACGACTCCGCCTAGCCACCCGCGGGAGCGCGCTGGCGCTCGCGCAGGCGCGGCTCGTGGCGGACATGCTCGAGCGGGCGGGCGACGACCCCGTGGAGATCGTGATCGTGCGGACGGGCGGCGACGAGCGGCCCGCGGGCGCGGCGTCGCCGGCGCCCGTGGGTGACAAGTCGCGCTTCGTCAAGGAGATCGAGGAGGCGCTGCTGGCGGGCGACGCCGACCTGGCGGTGCACTCCGCCAAGGACGTGCCGGGGGAGCTGCCCGCCGGCCTCGCCCTCGCCGGCGTGCCCGAGCGGGCGGACGCGCGCGACGCGCTGTGCGGGGCGGCTTCGCTCGACTCGCTCCCGGCCGGGGCACGCGTGGGCACATCCAGCCTGCGCCGCCGGGCCCAGCTGCTCGCCGCGCGCCCCGACCTCGACGTGGCCGAGCTGCGCGGCAACGTGGACACGCGGCTGCGCAAGCTCGCCGAGGAGGATTACGACGCGGTCGTCCTGGCCGCCGCCGGGCTCGCCCGGCTCGGGCGCCCGGAGGCCGGCGAGCCGCTGGCCGCCGCGCTGATGACGCCCGCGCCGGGGCAGGGATGCCTGGCGTTGGAGACCCGGGCGGACGACGAGCGCGCCACCGACCTGGCGCTGAGCCTCACCCACCGGGAGTCGCTCGTGTGCCTGACGGCGGAGCGGGCGCTCGTGCACCGCCTCGATGCCAGCTGCCGGACGCCCGTGGCCGCGCACGCGGAGCTCGGCGGCGGCCGGCTTCGCCTCGCCGCCTTCGCGGGCCTGCCGGACGGCAGCACCTGGATCCGCGACGAGCTGGAGGGCGACGCCGCAGAGCCCTCCGCGCTCGGGGCCGCGGTGGCCGAACGGCTGCTGGCGGCGGGCGCGGCGGAGGTGCTGGCCCAGGCGGAGCTGACCGGCATGAACGCGCCGCCACCGGGCGGCGCGGAATGAGCGCGGCCCGCGTCGAACGTCGCCCGCGGGCCCCTATAGGGGCTACTCGGCGACGTTCACCGGTCTAGATTGCGGGCATGACGGTCTATCTCGTCGGCGCGGGCCCGGGCGATCCGGGGCTGATGACGCGGCGCTCGCTGGAGCTGATCGCGAGCGCCGACGCGATCCTCTACGACCGCCTCATCCCCGCCGGGGCCCTCGACGGCGCGCGGCCCGACTGCGACCTGCGCTATGTGGGCAAGCAGCCGGGCGGGCACGCCATGCGCCAGGAGGACATCGACGCGCTGCTCGTTGAGCTCGGGCGCGCCGGCGGGACCGCCGTGCGGCTCAAGGGCGGCGACCCGTTCGTGTTCGGCCGCGGCGGCGAGGAGGCCCAGGCGCTCGCGGCGGCGAACGTTCCGTTCGAGGTGGTGCCCGGCGTCACGGCCGGCGTCGCGGCGCCGGCGTACGCGGGCATCCCGGTGACCCACCGGGAGGCAGCCTCCGCCGTCGCGTTCGTCACCGGCCACGAGGACCCGGAGAAGCTGGAGACCGCTCTCGACTGGGAGGCCCTGGCCCGCTTTCCGGGGACGCTCGTGCTTTACATGGGCGTGCGCAACCTCCCCGGCATCGCCGAGCGGCTGACCGCGGCCGGCAGGCCCGCGGATGAGCCGGTGGCGGTCATCGAGCGCGGCACGCTGGCGGCGCAGCGCACGGTCACCGGAACGCTCGCCGACATCGCGCCGCGGGTGGAGAGCGCCGCGGTGCTGCCACCGGCCATCACGCTCGTGGGCCCGGTGGCGCGACTGCGGGAGGCGCTCGCCTGGTTCGAGCAGCGGCCGCTGTTCGGCCGCTCCGTGGTGGTCACGCGGGCGCGGGCCCAGGCCAGCGGGCTTGCCGCGCGCCTGTCGGGCCTCGGCGCGCACGTGGTGGAGGCGCCCGCCATCCGGATCGAGCCGCGCCCGCTCGACGGGGAGGTCGCGGCGGCGGCGCAGCGGATCGGCGACTACGCGCTCGTCTGCCTCACCAGCCCCAACGGCGCGGCGCTGCTGATGGACGCCCTCGCCGAGCAGGGACTGGACGCGCGGGCGCTGGCCGGCGCCACCGTGGCGGCCATCGGGCCGGGCACCGCCGCCGAGCTCGCGCGCCGCGGCCTGCGGGCCGACGTCGTGCCGGAGCGGTCGCTGGCCGAGGCGCTCGTGG of the Thermoleophilaceae bacterium genome contains:
- a CDS encoding nucleotidyltransferase domain-containing protein, which produces MRTKPPAFLPLFRSQLQAELLAALLLDGGEVGSVSDLASRTGATRSSVHRELHRLLDAGILEREGVGRTQVYRAADSPLRPPLTELLERTVGAEALLTRRLEELEGVETAALYGSWAAGRLGPGSDIDLLVVGSVEYEPLVAAIRDIERRAGRDINVKLFRPDEYRERLREGSGFLRTVLDRPVRELVGSLPRSGS
- the moaC gene encoding cyclic pyranopterin monophosphate synthase MoaC, whose amino-acid sequence is MGELSHLDDSGAARMVDVGGKDVTQRRAVARAVVRMSSETAAAVAAGDAPKGDVVGTARIAGIQAAKRTAELIPLCHPLPLSFADVRIEIGEGAVRIEAEARTSAQTGVEMEALTAASIAALTVYDMVKGLERGVEIAEVALVEKTGGKSDWRRAGPATA
- a CDS encoding MogA/MoaB family molybdenum cofactor biosynthesis protein gives rise to the protein MRAAVITVSTSLARGEGEDVSGPALVELCRDAGLEVLHETVADDREALETCMKRLADLHDVRFVFTTGGTGLTPDDVTPEATRAVIEREAPGFAETIRAESRAHTPLGILTRGVSGIRGRTLIVNFPGSPKGVRQSWPVLEPTLRHAAETLERE
- a CDS encoding ABC transporter ATP-binding protein → MSDTRAPALELAGLERNYGERPALDGVTVTVERGRTLAVFGSNGAGKTTLLRVLATLLRPHGGSVRVLAAELPREAWKVRGKVGLLGHEPLLYPQLSARENLTLHARLHGVGEERIGELLAAVRLERRANDPVRDLSRGMVQRAAAARAVLHDPPLLLLDEPRANLDPVAADLLEPLIGRASGRARVLVTHDVDGGLAECDSALGLRGGRQVFAGEASAELVRELYG
- a CDS encoding heme exporter protein CcmB translates to MIRAAGAIFRKDLRIELRTGESVPAMVLFSVIVFVLFHFGLDRDRLEGDLASGVLWVTILLAAVLGVTRLFAGERENGAIDGLLLAPIDRTAIFLAKAASLLLYLVALEVVALPAFALLLLGPDLLDAMPELLLIVVLADLGLAAVGALVAALAVETRTRELIVPLMLLPLLVPVIIAAASATEPLLGETARTADLGQWVAFLSLYDAVFMLISLAVFDFLLED
- a CDS encoding cytochrome c biogenesis protein gives rise to the protein MLYGRNLRTWALASAALVALSMGLVFFYAPNDADQGFVQKIFYVHVPMAIVALLGFVAAGIMAIKHLRSGDRSWDLRSYVTIHLSVILGVGVLITGSIWARAAWGHWWVWDEPVLVSFLIVFLLYCVYYPLRFSIEDPDRQARYSSVFAIVAGAFVPLNFAAVRLAESFTHPRVLSQTGGSLPGEMRLTFIVSIVAMTALFVTLVKLELTSKNAAMQLKRLRRRLEARVPAEV
- a CDS encoding CcmD family protein; its protein translation is MPALPLDEAGRYVAGAYGVFVTLIVVYVAILGAKIARIERELSDLDELAEKGER
- the hemA gene encoding glutamyl-tRNA reductase codes for the protein MSGSLLVLGVSHKTAPVALRERLALPEGRATAFLRELLTPSGGTGEHPEVHEAVAISTCNRTELYLFAGDAVDAESAALGALARQADTPLTDLLGRIYSMRGTDAVRHLFSVAAGLDSMIVGEAEIQGQVKRAYELALVEGATGPLTNRLFRDALGAGKRARTETAIGRSRVSVSTVAVELARATLGELDDRRVLVIGAGEQGEVTARALSNAGVHTVFVANRRYDRAIGLAQRFGGAAVRFDDLPSELVNSDIVVSCTSSPHQIVGRDELEVVMEARAGRRLVLIDIAVPRDIDHSVRELPGVDLYDMDDLQREVARNISGRESEAERARTIVGEEVARFDAWLAGLDAVPTVAALRERGETIVAQLLRENESRWESLSGPDRERVEMLARAVVSRLLHEPTVRLKRADAGDATYVYVQALRELFALEHGVPELGSEVASLDERRRRSRDDSA
- the hemC gene encoding hydroxymethylbilane synthase, giving the protein MLERAGDDPVEIVIVRTGGDERPAGAASPAPVGDKSRFVKEIEEALLAGDADLAVHSAKDVPGELPAGLALAGVPERADARDALCGAASLDSLPAGARVGTSSLRRRAQLLAARPDLDVAELRGNVDTRLRKLAEEDYDAVVLAAAGLARLGRPEAGEPLAAALMTPAPGQGCLALETRADDERATDLALSLTHRESLVCLTAERALVHRLDASCRTPVAAHAELGGGRLRLAAFAGLPDGSTWIRDELEGDAAEPSALGAAVAERLLAAGAAEVLAQAELTGMNAPPPGGAE
- the cobA gene encoding uroporphyrinogen-III C-methyltransferase produces the protein MTVYLVGAGPGDPGLMTRRSLELIASADAILYDRLIPAGALDGARPDCDLRYVGKQPGGHAMRQEDIDALLVELGRAGGTAVRLKGGDPFVFGRGGEEAQALAAANVPFEVVPGVTAGVAAPAYAGIPVTHREAASAVAFVTGHEDPEKLETALDWEALARFPGTLVLYMGVRNLPGIAERLTAAGRPADEPVAVIERGTLAAQRTVTGTLADIAPRVESAAVLPPAITLVGPVARLREALAWFEQRPLFGRSVVVTRARAQASGLAARLSGLGAHVVEAPAIRIEPRPLDGEVAAAAQRIGDYALVCLTSPNGAALLMDALAEQGLDARALAGATVAAIGPGTAAELARRGLRADVVPERSLAEALVEALEPLDVAGRRVLVARAAEARDVLPDALARRGAEVDLVALYDTVAEELDAATLDAVAEADYLTFTSSSTVSSFLGALGAPGRLPDRARVVSIGPVTSATAREHGLEVHVEAERHDIEGLVTALLADAGAAAPRGARA